From the Flavobacterium galactosidilyticum genome, one window contains:
- the hisC gene encoding histidinol-phosphate transaminase — MKNNFDINTIVRENVKVLKPYSSARDEFEDFDSADMIFLDANENPFENGVNRYPDPQQMSVKAILAKQKNVKLNQILLGNGSDEVLDLLFRAFCEPKTDNVITLPPTYGMYGVLANINAVENKEVLLSDDFQPQIEKIIEAVDENTKIIFLCSPNNPTGNSFSDESVVYLLKNFSGLVVIDEAYIDFSKKESWINELDEYPNLVITQTLSKAYGLAGIRLGICYATAEVISVLNKIKPPYNVNELSQKRALERLADSNKINTEIASIIRQREELLKVLLNVNFVEKIYPTEANFILVKVDDANKRYAELIAKGIVIRNRTTQPLCGNCLRLTVGTELENRKLMEVLKQL; from the coding sequence ATGAAAAATAATTTTGATATAAATACAATAGTTAGAGAAAACGTAAAAGTATTAAAACCCTATTCTTCTGCTCGTGATGAATTTGAGGATTTTGATTCTGCTGATATGATTTTCTTGGACGCCAATGAAAACCCGTTTGAAAATGGTGTGAATCGGTATCCAGATCCCCAACAAATGAGCGTGAAAGCGATTTTGGCGAAACAGAAAAATGTAAAATTGAACCAAATTTTATTAGGTAATGGAAGCGATGAAGTGTTAGATTTATTGTTCAGAGCCTTTTGTGAACCCAAAACTGATAATGTAATTACTTTGCCGCCAACCTACGGCATGTATGGTGTTCTAGCCAATATTAATGCAGTTGAAAATAAAGAAGTCTTACTTTCAGATGATTTTCAACCCCAAATTGAGAAAATTATTGAAGCAGTAGATGAAAACACTAAAATTATCTTTTTGTGTTCACCCAATAATCCAACTGGAAACTCATTCTCAGATGAAAGCGTGGTTTATCTTTTGAAAAACTTTAGTGGTCTAGTAGTCATTGATGAAGCCTATATTGACTTTTCAAAAAAAGAAAGTTGGATCAATGAATTAGATGAATATCCAAATTTAGTTATTACTCAAACATTATCAAAAGCGTATGGTTTAGCAGGAATTAGATTGGGTATTTGTTATGCAACTGCAGAAGTCATTTCAGTTTTAAACAAAATTAAACCACCGTATAATGTGAACGAATTAAGTCAAAAAAGAGCTTTGGAGCGATTAGCGGATAGTAATAAAATAAATACTGAAATTGCTTCTATAATAAGACAAAGAGAAGAGTTACTTAAAGTCTTACTTAATGTGAATTTTGTCGAAAAAATTTATCCAACAGAAGCCAATTTTATTTTGGTAAAAGTAGATGATGCCAATAAAAGATATGCCGAATTAATTGCAAAAGGAATCGTGATTAGGAATAGAACTACACAACCATTGTGCGGTAATTGCTTGCGATTAACTGTTGGTACAGAACTAGAAAACAGAAAATTAATGGAGGTTTTAAAGCAACTTTAA
- the hisD gene encoding histidinol dehydrogenase — MNKIYNPKPETWSTILERPTKTVDDIEATVKEIFKEVQKKGDSAVSKYTSLFDGVSVSNIEVSKAEIEAAIETISPELKEAIQLAKSNIKKFHIAQKTDRVVVETIEGVNCWQEKRPIQKIGLYIPGGTAPLFSTVLMLAIPAKIAGCNEVVLCSPPDKNGNINPAILYAADLCGVTKILKVGGIQAIAGLTFGTETIPKVYKIFGPGNQYVTVAKQLATHFGVAIDMPAGPSELLVVADETAVPAFVASDLLSQAEHGTDSQVILVSTSKKLIDAVEKEIILQLEVLPRKDIAVKAIVNSKLIFVENDKIALDLINEYGPEHFIICSEFDDYYSNGVQNAGSVFIGNYTPESAGDYASGTNHTLPTNGYAKNYSGVNLDSFTKAMTFQKISKQGIQNIGKAIEIMAEAEGLQAHKNAVSLRLKAIENEK, encoded by the coding sequence ATGAACAAAATATACAACCCAAAACCAGAAACTTGGTCTACTATTTTAGAACGACCAACGAAAACTGTAGATGATATTGAAGCGACCGTAAAAGAAATTTTTAAGGAAGTTCAGAAAAAAGGAGATAGTGCTGTTTCAAAATACACATCGCTTTTTGATGGCGTCAGTGTTTCAAATATTGAAGTCTCTAAAGCAGAGATTGAAGCTGCAATTGAAACTATTTCTCCTGAATTGAAAGAAGCCATTCAATTAGCAAAATCAAATATAAAAAAGTTTCACATCGCTCAAAAAACAGACAGAGTAGTAGTAGAAACAATAGAAGGTGTAAATTGCTGGCAAGAAAAACGACCTATACAAAAAATAGGTTTGTATATTCCTGGAGGAACTGCTCCGTTGTTTTCAACAGTTTTAATGTTAGCTATTCCTGCTAAAATCGCAGGTTGCAATGAAGTAGTTTTATGTTCGCCACCAGATAAAAACGGAAATATAAATCCCGCTATTTTGTACGCTGCTGATCTATGTGGTGTGACTAAAATTCTTAAAGTTGGAGGAATTCAAGCAATTGCAGGTCTAACTTTTGGGACGGAAACGATTCCTAAAGTCTATAAAATTTTCGGACCTGGAAATCAATATGTGACTGTCGCAAAACAGTTGGCAACACACTTTGGTGTAGCGATTGATATGCCCGCTGGGCCATCTGAATTATTGGTTGTTGCTGATGAAACCGCTGTTCCTGCTTTTGTAGCATCAGATTTATTATCACAAGCCGAGCATGGAACTGATAGCCAAGTGATATTAGTTTCTACTTCAAAAAAGCTAATTGATGCTGTTGAGAAGGAAATTATATTACAACTAGAGGTTTTGCCAAGAAAAGATATAGCTGTAAAAGCGATTGTCAATTCTAAATTAATTTTTGTTGAAAATGATAAAATTGCTTTAGATTTAATCAACGAATATGGACCAGAGCACTTCATTATCTGCTCAGAGTTTGATGATTATTACAGTAATGGTGTTCAAAATGCAGGTTCGGTATTTATTGGAAATTATACGCCGGAAAGTGCAGGAGATTATGCTTCTGGAACGAATCATACCTTGCCAACAAATGGTTATGCTAAGAATTATAGCGGTGTAAACTTAGACAGTTTTACTAAAGCGATGACTTTCCAAAAAATATCTAAACAAGGTATTCAAAATATTGGTAAAGCCATCGAAATCATGGCAGAAGCCGAAGGATTACAAGCACACAAAAACGCAGTTTCTTTACGATTAAAAGCAATTGAAAATGAAAAATAA
- the hisG gene encoding ATP phosphoribosyltransferase, with protein sequence MSTLKIAIQKSGRLNEDSIQILKDAGISIDNGIDQLKAEASNFPLEVLYLRNSDIPQYLMDGVVDIAIVGDNLLVEKGGDIEVIQKLGFSKCKVSVAVPKAFEYRSVEDLNGMRIATSYPKTVLDFFNSKGVSVDIHQISGSVEIAPNIGLADAIVDIVSSGSTLFKNNLKEVEVIYKSEAVLAVSPKVSPESQKIINTLKFRIESVLRARKSKYILMNVPNDKIEAVGRILPVLRSLTVLPLAQEGWSSVHSVIEKDTFWDVIDQLKEVGAEGILVCPIEKMVL encoded by the coding sequence ATGAGTACTTTAAAAATTGCAATTCAAAAATCAGGACGTTTAAACGAAGATAGTATCCAAATTCTTAAAGATGCGGGTATTTCAATTGATAATGGAATCGATCAGTTAAAAGCAGAAGCGTCTAATTTCCCTTTAGAGGTTTTATATTTAAGAAATTCGGATATTCCTCAATATTTGATGGATGGAGTGGTAGATATTGCTATTGTTGGTGATAATTTATTGGTGGAAAAAGGGGGAGATATTGAAGTTATTCAGAAGTTAGGATTTTCAAAATGTAAAGTGTCAGTTGCCGTACCAAAAGCATTTGAATATAGGTCAGTTGAAGATTTAAACGGTATGCGAATTGCTACTTCATATCCTAAAACAGTACTTGATTTTTTTAATTCTAAAGGAGTTTCTGTTGATATTCACCAAATTTCTGGTTCGGTTGAAATAGCACCAAATATTGGTTTAGCTGATGCTATCGTTGATATTGTATCTAGCGGTAGTACTTTATTTAAAAATAATCTAAAAGAAGTAGAAGTTATTTATAAAAGCGAAGCTGTATTAGCTGTTTCTCCAAAAGTAAGTCCTGAATCTCAAAAAATCATCAATACTTTAAAATTCAGAATAGAATCTGTTTTAAGAGCTAGAAAATCAAAATATATTCTGATGAATGTTCCCAATGACAAAATTGAAGCTGTTGGTAGAATCCTTCCAGTTTTAAGAAGTTTAACTGTTTTACCGCTGGCACAAGAAGGTTGGAGCAGCGTGCACTCAGTTATTGAAAAGGATACTTTTTGGGATGTTATCGATCAATTGAAAGAAGTAGGAGCCGAAGGCATTTTAGTTTGTCCAATTGAGAAAATGGTATTGTAA
- a CDS encoding VIT1/CCC1 transporter family protein, translated as MDLDKLKGQLQTEVDTAFLYDSIASIQSDDNLTRVLRSLSQIEKGHAKNMLDKVLTIDSKYQMPMPSSRAKLQLKLGKIFGYSSIISSLSSVEKQFAVNAVKNKIKNGEKPTGFEHNHLKIIEAVNNNAALNVSGGFLSKFESRHKSVGGNALRAAVLGSNDGLVSNMSLVMGVAGAAVSNNTILLTGIAGLLAGAISMALGEWLSVQSSRELNQRQIDLETEELLASPQEEKKELVLLYQAKGMNVFEAQKLADKAFESHETAIDAIITEELGIDKEELGGSAWEAAIASFVLFSIGAIIPLYPFMILEGKNAIFLSVGSSVVGLFGIGAAITLLTGKSVMFSGLRQVGFGLAAAAITYGIGSLIGVSLAG; from the coding sequence ATGGATTTAGATAAACTAAAAGGTCAATTGCAAACAGAAGTCGATACTGCATTTTTATATGACAGTATCGCTTCTATACAATCTGACGATAATCTGACAAGAGTTTTACGAAGTTTATCTCAAATCGAGAAAGGTCATGCCAAGAACATGCTCGATAAAGTTTTGACAATTGATTCCAAATACCAAATGCCAATGCCGTCTTCAAGAGCAAAACTACAATTGAAACTAGGCAAAATTTTTGGCTACAGTTCGATAATTAGTAGTCTTTCAAGTGTTGAAAAGCAATTTGCAGTAAATGCAGTCAAAAATAAAATTAAAAATGGTGAAAAACCAACGGGTTTTGAACACAATCACCTCAAAATCATTGAAGCCGTAAATAATAATGCCGCTTTAAATGTTTCAGGAGGTTTTTTATCAAAATTTGAAAGCAGGCATAAATCTGTTGGAGGAAATGCCTTGCGTGCTGCAGTTTTAGGTTCTAATGATGGCTTAGTTTCTAACATGAGTTTGGTAATGGGAGTTGCTGGAGCTGCAGTTTCCAACAATACTATTTTATTAACCGGAATCGCAGGGCTTTTAGCAGGAGCAATTTCGATGGCTTTGGGCGAATGGCTTTCGGTACAAAGTTCTAGAGAATTAAACCAACGCCAAATTGACTTGGAAACCGAAGAGTTATTAGCTTCACCCCAAGAAGAGAAAAAGGAATTAGTTTTACTGTATCAAGCCAAAGGAATGAATGTTTTTGAAGCGCAAAAATTAGCTGACAAAGCTTTTGAAAGTCATGAAACAGCTATTGACGCTATTATAACCGAAGAATTAGGCATTGATAAAGAAGAGTTAGGCGGCTCAGCTTGGGAAGCAGCTATTGCTTCTTTTGTTCTTTTTTCTATTGGAGCTATTATTCCTTTATATCCATTTATGATCTTAGAAGGTAAAAATGCTATTTTTTTAAGCGTAGGAAGCAGTGTCGTTGGCCTGTTTGGAATTGGGGCTGCGATCACTTTATTGACGGGTAAAAGTGTTATGTTCTCTGGATTAAGACAAGTTGGTTTTGGTTTAGCAGCAGCTGCAATAACGTATGGAATTGGATCTTTAATAGGCGTTTCATTAGCTGGATAG
- a CDS encoding efflux RND transporter periplasmic adaptor subunit: MKKLLYIAALSIVFVSCKESKTEEVPLQDDLTTVSAVQFQSAGMEIGSPTEQDFDVTVKASGKVDVPPQNRAKVTTFMGGYVKSTTLLVGDKVKKGQALLVLQNTEFLDIQKEYRAVAEQITFLKSEYNRQKTLFDEKITSQKNYLKAESEYKTARAIYQSLRAKLVLLNINPANVEQGNLTSTITIFSPIAGDIVVMNANVGMYAAPSDVILEIVDTDHLHLELAVFEKDILNVKIGQKITFTVPAASAAIFNAKVHLVGKSIEGNDRTINIHAHLDDAIKQKLLIGMFVEAQIIVDSKKGLAIPTEALITENNKNFVLLLENQKNGFSFKKVSVTVGEKSEKFVEIIPNSVINSESKILTKGVFDLVN, from the coding sequence ATGAAAAAACTACTCTATATAGCCGCCTTATCCATTGTTTTTGTCTCTTGTAAAGAATCAAAAACAGAAGAAGTACCATTACAAGACGACTTAACTACTGTAAGTGCAGTACAATTTCAATCTGCAGGAATGGAAATTGGCAGCCCAACCGAACAAGATTTTGATGTAACGGTCAAAGCGTCGGGTAAAGTTGATGTGCCGCCGCAAAATCGTGCAAAAGTGACCACATTTATGGGTGGATATGTAAAATCGACCACACTTTTAGTAGGTGATAAAGTAAAAAAAGGACAGGCATTATTAGTCCTACAAAACACCGAATTTTTGGATATACAAAAAGAATATAGGGCAGTGGCGGAGCAAATTACTTTCTTGAAGTCAGAATACAACCGACAAAAAACACTATTTGATGAAAAAATTACTTCGCAAAAAAACTATTTAAAGGCCGAAAGTGAGTATAAAACAGCTAGAGCGATATACCAAAGTTTGCGTGCCAAATTAGTGCTTTTAAATATCAATCCCGCCAATGTGGAGCAGGGAAACTTAACTTCAACAATTACTATTTTTTCTCCTATAGCTGGTGATATTGTGGTGATGAATGCTAATGTAGGCATGTACGCAGCACCATCAGATGTAATTCTGGAAATTGTAGACACGGACCACCTGCATTTAGAACTGGCTGTTTTTGAAAAAGATATTTTGAACGTAAAAATTGGACAAAAAATCACCTTTACAGTTCCAGCAGCCTCCGCAGCTATTTTTAATGCCAAAGTGCATTTGGTTGGAAAATCAATCGAAGGAAACGATAGAACCATAAATATTCATGCACATTTAGACGATGCTATTAAGCAAAAGCTATTAATAGGAATGTTTGTTGAAGCTCAAATTATTGTAGATTCTAAAAAAGGATTAGCAATTCCTACGGAAGCATTAATAACCGAGAATAACAAAAATTTCGTACTTTTATTAGAGAATCAAAAAAACGGCTTCTCATTCAAAAAGGTAAGTGTTACCGTAGGAGAGAAATCGGAAAAATTTGTAGAAATAATACCAAATTCAGTAATTAATTCTGAATCAAAAATTTTGACAAAAGGTGTTTTTGATTTGGTTAACTAA
- a CDS encoding CusA/CzcA family heavy metal efflux RND transporter, with protein sequence MLEKIIAFSLKNKLIVLLFTLGVVGYGMLSVFQISIGAVPDVTNNQVQVITTSGNLSTQDIEQYITYPVEIEMANLPGVTEIRSISKFGLSVVTIVFEDGLGTYLPRQLIAEKIKAASEKIPQGFGTPEMGPITTGLGEIYQYTLEVKPEFKANYTVTDLRTIQDWVVKRQLSGIKGVVEINTWGGYLKQYEIAINPSRLKAMNITTADVFIALEKNNSIAGGAYIEKVNQSYFIRGEGKVKSAEDIGNIVVKNANGLPIYIKNVADVRFGHANRFGAITANGEGEKVMGQVMMLKGGNSKQVIDDVKHRVAEIQKSLPDGVYINGFLERSELVGKTTFTVAENLILGCLIVIFVVILLLGNWRSGLVVASVIPLCLLFAISFMNIFGIDANLMSLGAIDFGIIIDGAVIIVEFIAFQIASKSAHLVGLEKEERQLQIDQITYKSASKMMNSAIFGQLIILIVFIPILSLSGIEGKMFKPMAMTFSFALVGAMIFCFTYVPVVSSLFLKPKPENPDSISSKLIRKLNSWYLPLITWAIGNTKKVLYGALGLLLLAVGLFATMGGEFIPTLDEGDFVIQPVLKTGTSLTKTIAITTKIEKIILKNFPEVTQVVSRIGAAEVPTDPMSMEESDVIVKLKPKSQWTSASTKDELADKIKAALENEIPNMEIEFTQPIEMRFNELISGTRSDVAVKVFGEDLEILARKAHEIKKAIAKVEGASDIIIEKTDGLPQMSVVYDRSKIARYGLNISDLNEMIALGFAGKTVGNVFEGEKRFDMVIRLGQENRHDIEDLRNLYVATANSEQIPLQELASIEYTEGPAKISRENTNRLIAVGINVRNRDLQSVVLDIQKIVDSEIKLPAGYYVKYGGQFENLQSAKARLMIAVPIALFLIFILLYFAFGSVKEALMVYSAIPLSAVGGILFLWIRDLPFSISAGVGFIALFGIAVLNGIVLIEHFKELKHQGMKDIDALILKGTTDRLRPVLLTAAAAALGFLPMAISSSAGAEVQRPLATVVIGGLITATILTMIVLPILYKVFDSREFKKAKFKKHQSATYIIMFLLSSSLAFSQNSNSELDGLLSQTIQNNKGIKAAQLQVDKAKANIKSAYTYDKTNVYYSYDQNNVAMNNLPLKVFGVQQRFSFPTVYGAQKKVYSSEYEREKANFDIQKNKLLMAVSKSYQHIVYLQNQEKLYQYLDSLYQNFSKASDRRFELGETNYLEKITAQAKFRQIATKLSQIDKDKKAQYELLQSLIQSDEITVIKNNEIKPLNTLNDVSNKSFYTAYLESITKLHKTQINLQKQAWLPDINLDYFQGRNKGLSQSLYGFQVGLAVPIFFSGTISKSKVAQLELQSWEQQKQNEESKIEQYINQKTNELAKYQEAINYYNLYGKKLSDEIIKVGNSSFKHGEIDFFQYIQSLENATTIQVDYLDTILQFNQTQLDLQYLNF encoded by the coding sequence ATGCTCGAAAAAATAATTGCTTTCAGTTTAAAAAACAAACTCATTGTTTTGCTTTTCACCCTTGGAGTTGTTGGGTACGGTATGTTATCGGTATTTCAAATTTCAATAGGAGCCGTTCCAGATGTTACTAATAATCAGGTTCAGGTAATTACAACTTCTGGAAATCTATCTACTCAGGATATCGAACAATACATTACGTATCCTGTTGAGATTGAAATGGCTAATTTACCTGGTGTAACCGAAATTAGATCTATTTCAAAATTTGGTTTATCCGTTGTGACTATCGTTTTTGAAGATGGTTTAGGAACCTATTTGCCAAGGCAACTCATCGCTGAAAAAATTAAAGCTGCTTCTGAGAAAATTCCGCAAGGTTTTGGAACTCCCGAAATGGGACCTATTACTACAGGTCTTGGTGAAATTTATCAATATACTTTGGAGGTAAAACCAGAATTCAAAGCCAATTATACCGTTACTGATTTACGAACTATTCAGGATTGGGTAGTAAAACGACAGTTATCTGGAATAAAAGGAGTGGTCGAAATTAATACTTGGGGTGGTTATCTAAAACAATATGAAATTGCGATTAATCCATCGCGTTTAAAAGCAATGAATATTACAACCGCTGATGTATTCATCGCGCTTGAAAAAAACAATAGTATCGCTGGTGGTGCTTATATCGAAAAAGTAAATCAAAGTTATTTTATACGAGGAGAAGGCAAAGTAAAATCTGCAGAAGATATTGGCAACATTGTAGTAAAAAACGCCAATGGTTTACCTATTTATATCAAAAATGTAGCGGATGTTCGTTTCGGTCATGCAAATCGTTTTGGAGCTATAACTGCAAATGGTGAAGGTGAAAAAGTGATGGGGCAAGTAATGATGCTTAAAGGAGGGAACTCTAAACAAGTAATTGATGATGTGAAACATAGAGTAGCAGAAATTCAAAAATCGTTGCCTGATGGCGTTTACATTAATGGATTTTTAGAAAGAAGTGAGTTAGTTGGTAAAACGACTTTTACGGTGGCAGAAAACTTAATATTAGGCTGTTTAATCGTAATTTTTGTGGTGATTTTATTGCTAGGCAACTGGCGTTCTGGATTAGTAGTAGCATCGGTAATTCCGTTGTGTCTATTATTTGCTATTTCGTTTATGAATATTTTTGGAATAGATGCTAACTTAATGAGTCTTGGTGCCATCGATTTTGGAATTATAATAGACGGTGCGGTAATTATAGTGGAGTTTATTGCTTTTCAGATAGCGAGCAAATCAGCTCATTTAGTAGGTCTTGAAAAAGAAGAACGTCAGTTGCAAATCGATCAAATTACGTATAAGAGTGCTTCAAAAATGATGAACTCGGCTATTTTTGGTCAGTTAATTATATTGATTGTTTTTATTCCAATTCTATCGCTCTCAGGAATCGAAGGAAAAATGTTCAAACCTATGGCGATGACCTTTAGTTTTGCTTTAGTAGGGGCTATGATATTCTGTTTTACCTATGTTCCGGTAGTTTCTTCTTTATTTTTAAAACCAAAACCAGAGAATCCAGATTCTATTTCTAGTAAATTAATCCGTAAACTAAATTCATGGTATTTGCCTCTAATCACTTGGGCAATTGGGAACACTAAAAAAGTATTGTACGGGGCGTTAGGATTACTATTGCTTGCAGTGGGATTATTCGCAACGATGGGCGGGGAGTTCATCCCAACATTAGATGAGGGAGATTTTGTTATACAGCCTGTTTTAAAAACAGGAACTTCTTTGACCAAAACAATTGCTATTACCACTAAAATTGAGAAAATAATTCTTAAAAACTTCCCTGAGGTAACACAAGTAGTCAGCAGAATAGGTGCTGCCGAGGTACCTACTGATCCAATGTCAATGGAGGAAAGTGATGTTATTGTCAAATTGAAACCCAAATCACAATGGACTTCCGCTTCTACCAAAGATGAATTAGCTGATAAAATTAAAGCAGCACTTGAAAATGAAATTCCAAATATGGAAATTGAGTTTACACAGCCTATCGAAATGCGCTTCAACGAATTAATTTCTGGAACACGTTCTGATGTGGCGGTGAAGGTTTTTGGAGAAGATTTAGAGATTCTGGCAAGAAAAGCACATGAAATCAAAAAAGCAATTGCAAAAGTTGAAGGTGCTTCAGACATTATTATCGAAAAAACAGACGGTTTACCACAAATGTCTGTAGTTTATGATCGTTCTAAAATTGCTCGCTACGGACTTAATATTTCTGATTTGAACGAAATGATTGCGCTTGGTTTTGCTGGAAAAACAGTTGGAAATGTATTTGAAGGCGAAAAACGTTTTGATATGGTAATTCGCTTAGGTCAAGAAAATCGTCATGATATCGAGGATTTACGTAATTTGTATGTTGCCACTGCTAACAGTGAACAAATTCCGTTACAGGAATTGGCTTCGATAGAATATACTGAAGGTCCTGCGAAGATTTCAAGAGAAAATACCAATAGACTAATTGCGGTTGGAATCAATGTTAGAAACCGCGATTTACAAAGTGTTGTTTTGGACATTCAGAAAATTGTTGACAGTGAAATTAAATTACCTGCCGGCTATTATGTGAAATACGGCGGCCAATTTGAGAACTTACAAAGCGCCAAAGCGCGCTTGATGATTGCAGTTCCAATAGCTTTATTTTTAATATTCATTCTTTTGTACTTTGCTTTTGGTTCTGTAAAAGAAGCACTAATGGTGTATTCAGCAATTCCACTTTCAGCAGTTGGTGGTATTTTATTTTTATGGATTCGTGATTTACCATTCAGTATTTCGGCAGGAGTTGGATTTATAGCACTTTTTGGAATTGCAGTATTAAATGGGATTGTATTAATAGAACATTTTAAAGAGCTCAAACATCAAGGAATGAAAGATATAGATGCATTAATTTTAAAAGGAACTACAGACCGATTACGACCAGTTTTATTAACCGCTGCTGCTGCTGCTTTAGGTTTTTTACCCATGGCGATTTCATCATCGGCTGGGGCAGAGGTACAACGTCCTTTAGCAACAGTAGTAATTGGTGGGTTGATCACAGCAACTATTTTAACGATGATTGTTCTTCCTATTTTGTATAAAGTTTTTGATAGCCGAGAATTTAAAAAAGCCAAGTTCAAAAAGCATCAAAGTGCTACCTATATTATTATGTTTTTGTTGAGTTCTTCTTTAGCTTTTTCTCAAAATTCAAATTCAGAATTAGACGGTTTATTGTCGCAAACGATACAAAATAACAAAGGAATTAAAGCAGCTCAATTGCAAGTAGATAAAGCAAAAGCTAATATAAAATCGGCTTACACCTATGATAAAACCAATGTTTATTACAGTTATGATCAAAATAACGTTGCTATGAATAATCTGCCTTTAAAGGTGTTTGGAGTGCAGCAACGCTTTTCTTTTCCAACCGTCTACGGAGCTCAAAAAAAGGTCTATTCTTCTGAATACGAAAGAGAGAAAGCCAATTTTGATATTCAAAAAAATAAACTTTTAATGGCAGTTTCCAAATCCTATCAGCATATTGTATATCTGCAAAATCAAGAAAAACTGTATCAGTATTTAGATAGTTTGTATCAAAATTTTTCGAAAGCCAGCGACCGACGTTTTGAATTGGGAGAAACTAATTATCTTGAAAAAATTACGGCTCAAGCTAAATTCAGACAAATTGCAACCAAACTTTCTCAAATCGATAAAGATAAAAAAGCACAGTATGAATTGTTACAATCTTTAATTCAAAGTGACGAAATAACTGTGATAAAAAATAATGAAATAAAACCTTTAAATACTTTAAATGATGTATCAAATAAATCATTTTATACCGCTTATTTAGAGAGTATTACAAAACTACATAAAACTCAAATTAATTTGCAAAAACAAGCGTGGTTACCTGATATTAATTTAGATTATTTTCAAGGACGAAATAAAGGATTATCACAATCATTGTATGGTTTTCAAGTTGGATTAGCCGTACCCATATTTTTTTCTGGAACTATTTCTAAATCAAAAGTAGCCCAACTCGAATTACAAAGTTGGGAACAGCAAAAACAAAATGAGGAATCGAAAATAGAACAGTACATCAATCAAAAAACGAATGAACTAGCCAAATATCAGGAAGCTATAAACTACTATAATTTGTATGGAAAGAAATTATCAGATGAGATTATAAAAGTTGGAAATAGTAGTTTTAAACATGGCGAAATAGACTTTTTTCAATACATACAAAGTTTAGAAAACGCAACTACAATTCAAGTCGATTATTTAGACACCATTTTACAATTTAACCAAACCCAATTGGATTTACAATACTTAAATTTTTAA